From a region of the Monodelphis domestica isolate mMonDom1 chromosome 8, mMonDom1.pri, whole genome shotgun sequence genome:
- the KBTBD7 gene encoding kelch repeat and BTB domain-containing protein 7 gives SPGGRPRHQDSSCTFPSPLLPRERRKRREKAEERGERRERDAASGEGKPVRPTGAARRRRRASCRTERELQPVLRGSGGWLRSQETTHRASPGPGARASATTTTTQSREEPPRPRRLPNPRGGRRPRKMAGLSVSSFFSGPEELEDAAHAPALVAQLKSFYDARLLCDVTIEVAAPGGGPGASRLFSCNRNVLAAACPYFKSMFTGGLFESQQPRVTMHDMDAESLALLLDYCYTGRVSVSETNVQRLYAAADMLQLEYVREACAAFLARRLDVANCASILKFADAFDHPQLRAKALAFVARNFSQLSGAPRPGGEESLAELSLAQLQEVLRLDSLDVDSERAVCKVAVQWLEAAPLERGPSAPEVLRCVRWLHFGDLDRAYLEGLRSKPFVKRYCPGLIEAALRTRYGDMMLKTPQPALPAPGSATGQVTESHARRIGMMAKEMVIFFGHPKDPFLCYDPYSGDIYTMPSPLTSLAHNKTITSSAVCVSPDNDIYLAAQPKKQLWVYNPAQNSWQQLADRLMCREGMDLAYLNGYIYILGGRDPVTGVKLKEVECYSIQRNQWVLVAPVPHSFYSFELIMVHDYLYAVNNKRMLCYDPSRNQWLNCASLKRSDFQEACVFNEEIYCICDIPVMKVYNPARGEWRRISNIPLDADTHNYQIVRHGQKLLLITSTTPQWKKNRVTVHEYEPSDDRWVNIGTMLGLLQYDSGFICLSARVYPSCLEPGQSFITEEDDVRSESSADWDLEGLSELDSESGSSSSFSEDEVWVQVAPRGNAFMQQGSL, from the coding sequence TCTCCCGGGGGCCGCCCCCGTCACCAGGACAGCAGCTGCACCTTTCCCAGCCCGCTGCTGCCGAGAGAgcggagaaagaggagggagaaggcgGAGGAGAGAGGCGAGAGACGCGAGCGGGACGCAGCCAGCGGAGAGGGGAAACCTGTGCGTCCGACCGGGGCGGCTCGGCGAAGGCGCAGAGCCAGCTGCAGGACAGAGCGAGAGCTGCAGCCAGTCCTCCGCGGCAGCGGCGGCTGGCTGAGGAGCCAGGAGACAACCCACAGAGCCAGCCCCGGCCCCGGCGCCCGCGCctccgccaccaccaccaccacgcAGTCCCGGGAGGAGCCTCCGCGTCCCCGCCGCCTGCCCAACCCCCGCGGCGGGAGGCGGCCCAGAAAGATGGCCGGGCTCTCGGTCTCGTCCTTCTTTTCGGGGCCCGAGGAGCTGGAGGACGCGGCCCACGCCCCGGCCCTGGTGGCCCAGCTCAAGTCCTTCTACGACGCCCGGCTGCTTTGCGATGTGACCATCGAGGTGGCTGCGCCCGGCGGGGGGCCCGGGGCCAGCCGGCTGTTCTCGTGCAACCGCAACGTGCTGGCAGCCGCGTGCCCCTACTTCAAGAGCATGTTCACAGGCGGACTGTTCGAGAGCCAGCAGCCTCGCGTGACCATGCACGACATGGATGCTGAGTCGCTGGCGCTGCTGCTGGACTACTGCTACACTGGCCGCGTGTCTGTCAGCGAGACCAACGTGCAGCGGCTCTACGCGGCCGCCGACATGCTGCAGCTCGAGTATGTGCGCGAGGCCTGCGCGGCCTTCCTTGCCCGCCGCCTCGATGTGGCCAACTGTGCTTCCATCCTCAAGTTTGCTGACGCCTTTGATCACCCGCAGCTGCGGGCCAAGGCCTTGGCCTTCGTGGCCCGTAACTTCTCCCAGCTCAGCGGGGCCCCACGCCCCGGGGGAGAGGAGTCCTTGGCCGAGCTGAGCCTGGCCCAGCTGCAGGAGGTGCTGCGCCTGGACAGCCTGGACGTGGACAGCGAGCGAGCCGTGTGCAAGGTAGCTGTGCAGTGGCTAGAGGCCGCCCCTCTGGAGCGAGGCCCTAGTGCTCCTGAGGTGCTTCGCTGCGTGCGCTGGCTCCACTTCGGAGACCTTGACCGTGCCTACCTGGAGGGGCTGCGCTCCAAGCCCTTCGTCAAACGCTACTGCCCCGGGCTCATTGAGGCCGCCCTGCGCACCCGCTATGGAGACATGATGCTCAAGACCCCCCAGCCTGCCCTGCCAGCCCCTGGCAGTGCTACTGGCCAAGTGACCGAGAGCCACGCCCGCAGGATAGGCATGATGGCCAAAGAGATGGTCATCTTTTTCGGACACCCCAAAGACCCCTTCTTGTGCTATGACCCATATTCGGGGGACATCTACACCATGCCATCCCCTCTGACCAGCCTCGCTCACAACAAGACCATCACTTCCTCCGCGGTGTGCGTGTCCCCAGACAACGACATCTACCTGGCAGCCCAGCCCAAGAAGCAGCTCTGGGTCTATAATCCGGCCCAGAATAGCTGGCAACAGCTGGCTGACCGCCTGATGTGCAGGGAGGGCATGGACCTGGCCTACCTCAATGGCTACATTTACATCTTGGGGGGTCGAGACCCAGTGACCGGAGTAAAATTGAAAGAAGTGGAATGCTACAGTATTCAGAGGAACCAGTGGGTCCTAGTGGCCCCTGTGCCCCATTCTTTCTACTCCTTCGAGCTCATCATGGTTCACGACTATCTGTATGCGGTCAACAATAAACGGATGCTCTGCTACGACCCCAGTCGCAACCAGTGGCTGAACTGCGCCTCGCTCAAACGCAGCGACTTCCAGGAGGCATGCGTCTTCAACGAGGAGATCTACTGCATCTGTGACATCCCAGTCATGAAGGTGTACAACCCAGCACGCGGGGAGTGGAGGCGCATCAGCAACATCCCCCTGGACGCTGACACACACAACTACCAGATTGTGAGGCATGGGCAGAAGCTGCTGCTCATCACGTCCACCACACCACAGTGGAAGAAGAACCGAGTCACCGTGCACGAGTACGAGCCCAGCGACGACCGCTGGGTCAACATTGGGACCATGCTGGGGCTGCTGCAGTATGATTCGGGCTTCATCTGCCTCTCCGCTCGTGTCTACCCCTCGTGCCTGGAGCCGGGCCAGAGCTTCATCACTGAGGAAGATGACGTCCGCAGCGAGTCCAGTGCTGACTGGGACTTGGAGGGGCTCAGTGAACTGGACTCTGAGTCGGGGAGCTCCAGTTCCTTCTCCGAAGACGAGGTCTGGGTCCAAGTGGCCCCCAGAGGGAACGCATTTATGCAGCAGGGCTCCTTATAA